In a genomic window of Thermoprotei archaeon:
- a CDS encoding C/D box methylation guide ribonucleoprotein complex aNOP56 subunit (functions along with aFIB and aL7a; guides 2'-O-methylation of ribose to specific sites in RNAs) gives MRANLIVSIFGLHAFDDDGKNIANQTFKGKPEEIAEKLLKLNEGEPIEELSQILDTLTKNNINDLVIPNESLGKATNALSFKGSLSINRNIARLNSVIKDLALKSGWINTMEEYFSIKRAITLEMSRILIRKAQSKRDQSILQAINAIDEINKTVNNIVGRIKEWYGLYFPEINNIIRDNELYVKLVRDIVYREDYNSDKLKNLGLKPDLIDKLEKSANTSVGAELADEDLETIKKLAEEAIRMYEMRSELEKYVDNAMSEVAPNIKGLVGPTIGARLIALAGGLEKLAKMPSSTIQVLGAEKALFRALRFGSKPPKHGVIYQYIIVHTSPKWQRGKISRALAGKLSIAAKIDFFSGRDVSEHLKKELEQKINLIKKTAAAPPIKKIEKETKTQPRIKERPQKFKGKKKR, from the coding sequence GTGCGAGCAAATCTAATAGTGAGCATATTCGGTTTACATGCATTTGATGATGATGGGAAGAATATTGCAAATCAAACTTTCAAAGGTAAGCCTGAAGAAATCGCCGAAAAACTTTTAAAACTTAATGAAGGAGAGCCAATAGAAGAATTATCCCAAATTCTTGATACGTTAACCAAAAATAATATAAATGATCTAGTAATTCCAAATGAATCATTAGGAAAAGCAACAAATGCGCTTTCGTTTAAAGGTTCACTTTCAATCAATAGAAATATTGCAAGATTAAATTCAGTGATTAAAGATTTAGCACTCAAATCTGGATGGATAAACACAATGGAGGAATACTTCTCAATTAAACGAGCTATAACATTAGAGATGAGCAGAATCTTAATCAGAAAAGCACAATCAAAACGTGATCAAAGCATTCTTCAAGCTATAAATGCGATCGATGAAATTAATAAAACTGTCAATAACATAGTAGGTAGGATAAAAGAATGGTACGGACTTTATTTTCCAGAAATTAATAATATCATACGGGACAACGAATTATATGTAAAGCTCGTGCGTGATATCGTTTATAGGGAGGATTATAATAGCGATAAATTAAAAAATCTAGGATTAAAACCAGACCTAATAGATAAGCTTGAAAAATCTGCAAACACCTCTGTAGGTGCAGAACTAGCAGATGAAGATCTAGAAACCATCAAAAAACTTGCTGAAGAAGCTATTAGAATGTACGAGATGCGATCAGAGCTCGAAAAATATGTCGATAATGCAATGAGTGAGGTAGCACCAAACATTAAAGGTTTAGTAGGACCAACGATAGGAGCCAGATTAATAGCACTAGCTGGAGGATTAGAAAAACTGGCAAAAATGCCCTCAAGCACAATACAAGTTCTGGGCGCAGAGAAAGCATTATTTAGAGCACTAAGATTCGGTTCAAAACCACCAAAACATGGAGTAATATATCAATATATTATAGTACACACATCACCAAAATGGCAACGTGGCAAAATTTCAAGGGCACTAGCTGGAAAATTATCAATAGCAGCAAAAATAGACTTCTTCAGTGGAAGAGATGTAAGCGAACATTTAAAGAAGGAACTCGAACAAAAAATTAATCTCATTAAAAAAACTGCAGCAGCTCCTCCAATTAAGAAAATTGAAAAAGAAACAAAAACACAACCGCGCATCAAAGAACGCCCACAAAAGTTTAAAGGGAAAAAGAAAAGATAA
- a CDS encoding VTT domain-containing protein gives MNEKFIMINLTSYLKNVKVGFIIVIVVILFVIFSFFKNFWPVNSQLFLDTRTFIINYGLIGVLLVTIIGGTVIPLGSPVLIMGAALIGMSLFPLILVASIGSTIGMIINYALAYYLGGAYVVKRVSVQKLNTAIRLWNKYGWVIYTIFGIIPFLPVELFSLICGLLKVRIDIFITLTFITRIIMNTILVLMVVHLGCRFVSC, from the coding sequence ATGAATGAGAAGTTTATTATGATTAATTTGACAAGTTATCTCAAAAATGTGAAGGTTGGTTTCATAATAGTAATAGTTGTTATACTTTTTGTTATATTTTCGTTCTTTAAAAATTTTTGGCCTGTTAATTCTCAATTATTTTTAGACACTCGTACCTTTATTATAAACTATGGTCTCATAGGTGTTTTACTAGTGACAATAATAGGTGGCACAGTAATACCTTTAGGAAGCCCAGTATTAATAATGGGTGCGGCGCTCATTGGAATGTCTCTTTTCCCCCTCATCTTAGTTGCTTCTATAGGATCTACTATTGGTATGATCATTAATTACGCTTTAGCATATTATTTAGGAGGAGCCTACGTTGTAAAGAGAGTATCAGTTCAGAAACTCAATACAGCTATTAGATTATGGAATAAATATGGATGGGTTATCTACACTATATTTGGGATTATTCCATTTTTACCAGTGGAACTATTTTCGCTCATATGTGGTTTATTAAAAGTACGAATAGATATTTTCATTACCTTAACTTTCATAACAAGAATCATAATGAATACAATTTTAGTATTAATGGTAGTACATTTAGGTTGTAGATTTGTATCATGCTGA
- a CDS encoding M28 family peptidase: protein MITIIKMLSEEIGPRGAGSKEERKAAEYILKSFEEKGLKSKFIVFKTIPTFSYTYILVYSLAILGIIITVMSSIIGIILMFISFILNLLEEEIYIPILTRTLSILGRESRNVIGILNEGKEKKIAIIAHYDSTKASYSFHPKRVGTLKTTIRLNFLSLALINVLALVGYFTGYLNGLFYWLLIISIPLFVSLIVLMHREIFHKYVPGANDNASGVAVLIDLIDKLKTSDKEIWFIATGSEEAGMIGMYNMLKHLKGFYIINIDNIGAGRLYYTKKEGIIIKYQCKGRLKEIADEIGKKFKIEPVVYSLLPTDATPAIRRGFTCITIIALDNRGIPENYHWYNDKAEYIKEENLIKARDFVLEIVNKI from the coding sequence GTGATAACGATTATAAAAATGTTATCCGAAGAAATAGGACCTAGAGGTGCTGGATCAAAAGAAGAGAGAAAAGCAGCGGAATATATATTAAAGAGTTTTGAGGAAAAAGGATTAAAAAGTAAATTTATTGTTTTTAAAACAATTCCAACGTTCTCATATACATACATATTAGTTTATTCATTAGCAATACTTGGAATTATAATAACGGTTATGAGTAGCATCATAGGTATTATCCTAATGTTCATCTCTTTTATATTAAATTTACTTGAGGAGGAAATTTATATTCCAATCTTAACTAGGACACTTTCAATCCTTGGAAGAGAAAGTAGAAATGTTATAGGAATATTAAACGAGGGAAAAGAGAAAAAAATAGCGATAATCGCACATTATGACAGTACAAAAGCATCATATTCATTCCATCCTAAGAGAGTAGGAACTTTAAAAACAACAATAAGGTTAAATTTTCTATCGTTAGCGCTTATCAATGTGCTTGCTTTGGTAGGATATTTTACGGGATACCTTAATGGTTTATTTTATTGGTTATTAATTATTAGTATACCTTTATTTGTATCACTAATAGTTCTAATGCACAGAGAAATATTTCATAAATATGTTCCAGGAGCTAATGATAATGCTTCAGGAGTTGCTGTTTTAATAGATTTGATAGATAAGCTAAAAACATCTGATAAAGAAATTTGGTTTATTGCTACTGGAAGTGAAGAAGCAGGCATGATTGGGATGTATAACATGTTAAAGCACTTAAAAGGATTCTACATAATAAATATAGATAACATTGGTGCGGGTAGACTCTATTATACTAAAAAGGAAGGCATCATAATTAAATACCAATGTAAAGGAAGATTAAAAGAAATTGCAGACGAAATTGGTAAAAAATTTAAAATCGAGCCTGTAGTTTATAGTTTGCTTCCTACAGACGCAACACCTGCGATTAGAAGAGGCTTTACTTGTATCACCATCATAGCATTAGATAATAGAGGCATTCCAGAAAACTATCACTGGTATAATGACAAGGCAGAATATATAAAAGAAGAAAACCTAATAAAAGCCAGAGACTTTGTTCTAGAAATTGTGAACAAGATATAA
- a CDS encoding DUF87 domain-containing protein gives MKLIGRIADGSTETKSRAILLKDLENEIVSEELVIIKNGGHDDDQILGVFREGLGKNEFLDHTSYRPDIAYMKYGGEPSGAREVYSFSVQPIGIITNNGVEPNRKIIKPRSPVYLLDDNDNPFELMSKGVDVLWLDAFLDRHEKWKIPVNRAFIPYHVGIYGSTGSGKSWFARYVLIPLYIRAGYKVLILDWSGTDYVPYYKNLKNVEIMNITDMSLDEESVLSYFKEKTNGFAENNNIEAAFDEFIVNWREKVENAIKNDPEKAHEILYNGLKNHVDNYIKTIEDKRWRNYAMRAENRVFRRLKNTDLHPVMGTISVEEFLKKFEEEKHILVVDMSGLPTEAKLSFFSTLANYLYKLMEKGDNVNTALVIDEAPQYAPWSPSGLQQKTTETIKNLAALGRKRMLNLTLIAQGIKGEIGINASVRRNLNTHFFGRIHPLDAGGEGGASEWLSPYGITPDHMLQLNPGKFYFSGAMNLSPVPLLITYKPPE, from the coding sequence TTGAAACTTATTGGAAGAATTGCTGATGGTTCTACTGAAACGAAAAGCAGAGCAATTTTATTAAAAGATTTAGAAAATGAGATAGTCTCTGAAGAGTTAGTTATTATTAAGAATGGTGGGCATGATGATGATCAAATATTAGGTGTTTTTAGGGAAGGTTTAGGTAAGAATGAATTTTTAGATCATACGTCATATAGACCTGATATCGCTTACATGAAATATGGCGGTGAGCCTTCTGGTGCCAGAGAAGTGTATTCATTTTCTGTTCAACCTATAGGTATTATCACAAATAACGGTGTAGAACCGAATAGAAAGATAATAAAGCCTCGGTCACCTGTTTATTTGCTTGATGATAATGACAATCCATTTGAATTAATGAGCAAAGGTGTGGATGTTTTGTGGTTGGATGCATTTCTCGATAGACATGAAAAATGGAAAATACCTGTAAATAGGGCGTTCATACCTTACCATGTGGGAATCTATGGAAGTACTGGTAGTGGTAAATCTTGGTTTGCACGTTATGTACTCATACCTTTGTATATTAGAGCAGGTTATAAAGTATTAATACTTGATTGGAGCGGAACCGATTATGTACCTTATTATAAAAATTTAAAAAATGTTGAAATAATGAATATAACTGATATGTCGCTCGATGAAGAATCTGTTTTAAGTTATTTTAAAGAAAAAACGAACGGTTTTGCCGAGAATAATAACATTGAGGCCGCATTTGATGAATTTATAGTTAATTGGAGGGAAAAAGTTGAAAACGCAATCAAGAATGATCCAGAAAAAGCGCATGAAATATTATACAATGGCCTTAAAAATCATGTTGATAATTATATTAAAACTATAGAAGATAAGAGATGGCGAAACTACGCTATGAGGGCTGAAAATAGAGTTTTTCGCAGACTTAAGAATACAGATTTACATCCAGTAATGGGGACTATTAGTGTGGAAGAGTTTCTTAAAAAATTTGAAGAAGAGAAGCACATCCTTGTTGTAGATATGAGTGGTTTGCCAACTGAGGCTAAACTAAGTTTCTTTAGCACACTTGCTAATTATCTTTATAAATTGATGGAAAAAGGAGATAATGTAAATACTGCTTTAGTAATTGATGAAGCTCCGCAGTACGCTCCATGGTCACCTAGTGGCTTACAACAAAAAACCACAGAAACGATAAAGAATTTGGCTGCGTTAGGAAGGAAAAGAATGCTTAATTTAACGCTCATCGCTCAGGGTATTAAGGGTGAAATAGGCATAAACGCCTCTGTTAGAAGAAATCTTAACACGCACTTTTTTGGGCGAATTCATCCACTTGATGCTGGCGGTGAAGGTGGAGCTTCAGAATGGTTATCACCTTATGGTATTACACCTGATCACATGCTCCAACTTAATCCTGGTAAATTTTACTTTTCAGGTGCTATGAATCTGTCACCAGTACCATTACTCATAACTTATAAACCTCCAGAGTGA
- a CDS encoding DNA double-strand break repair nuclease NurA, producing the protein MEKETIEWIKLPQDLQHKFFELASEEAEDLASKISNLKNQLESLRSLIEPYTHTLNTNNKVFTIAAVDSSRSPRLSERLGIRYGLIAGGIVFLKGAEKRNEDFGVGVFRRKQALSQDKSKYYFDILSTYIERKLALEALDKCDLLILDGSFYGFIYTVQRMKKVGLYGAEEEKKVKEILDITEKLKTSGKVISVIKRSHTRALGGYLALKEKSSNIFTTIIDKLILSHIMHERTMFNYHDLIGDYPVQLYTQIAFLISIRSHENRPEENLIEEAKEKVYSPFKALNIQKNIIDDMRRVQVKFYGDLPPCEIEFPSSIPVEKLLEFLGQENMFNDATNLPIALDLVDSLVMLPAKFTEEFVSEVEGRILEHMSKSKEYHNTIRLFFTLLNPQKIY; encoded by the coding sequence ATGGAGAAAGAAACAATAGAATGGATAAAATTACCCCAAGATCTTCAACATAAATTTTTTGAATTAGCTAGTGAAGAAGCTGAAGATTTGGCATCAAAGATATCAAACCTAAAAAATCAATTAGAGTCTTTGAGGAGTCTTATAGAACCTTACACACATACGTTGAATACAAATAACAAAGTTTTTACCATTGCTGCAGTGGACAGCTCAAGATCGCCGAGGTTAAGTGAACGTTTAGGTATTAGATATGGTTTGATTGCTGGAGGTATAGTGTTCTTAAAGGGAGCTGAAAAAAGAAATGAGGATTTCGGTGTAGGCGTTTTTAGAAGAAAACAAGCGCTATCTCAAGATAAAAGTAAGTACTATTTTGATATATTATCAACATATATTGAGAGGAAACTGGCATTAGAAGCACTTGATAAATGTGATTTATTAATATTAGATGGTAGTTTTTACGGGTTTATATATACTGTACAAAGAATGAAAAAAGTCGGACTCTATGGTGCAGAAGAGGAGAAGAAGGTTAAGGAAATATTGGATATTACTGAGAAGTTAAAGACAAGCGGAAAAGTCATTAGTGTTATAAAGAGGAGTCATACAAGAGCTTTAGGTGGATATTTGGCGCTCAAAGAAAAGAGTAGTAACATTTTCACAACAATAATAGATAAGTTAATACTTTCACACATCATGCACGAGAGAACAATGTTTAACTATCATGATCTAATCGGAGATTATCCTGTGCAATTATACACCCAAATCGCTTTTTTGATTTCAATAAGATCACATGAAAATAGACCTGAAGAAAACCTTATCGAAGAAGCCAAGGAAAAAGTTTACTCACCATTCAAGGCACTCAACATTCAGAAAAATATTATAGATGACATGAGAAGAGTCCAAGTAAAGTTTTATGGAGATTTGCCTCCTTGCGAAATAGAATTCCCCTCCTCAATACCTGTAGAGAAACTACTAGAATTCCTAGGACAAGAAAACATGTTTAACGATGCAACAAACTTACCTATAGCACTAGACCTTGTTGATAGTTTAGTAATGCTACCTGCAAAGTTTACAGAAGAATTCGTTTCTGAAGTAGAAGGTAGAATCCTAGAACATATGTCAAAATCCAAAGAATACCACAATACCATAAGATTATTCTTCACACTCCTCAACCCACAAAAAATCTATTAA
- a CDS encoding Nramp family divalent metal transporter — protein sequence MESQKVKLGVGPEVEVDELPDPPQLNLRGVLRIIGPSAIVLGVSIGSGEWLIGPSSTILYGPFILWIATVSILLQTILNLEMVRYTMYSGEPIFNGMMRLPPGKTFWAPFLTILSILERAWPAWAFAAATALTAAFIGKIPGDAEAFLVMVSGIILLFICVGLVSVGGVVERALELAQWVMIFLIIGMLIIIDALVVPSNVALNTFIGFFTFGYLAPGASIILLGALAGYAGAGGLNNTTVSNYYRDKGFAMGAKVGAIPTLIKGKKISVSPTGKVFKVTEENLRKWSVWRKLSIIDIVGIFTLGAFIGMYLPNALALALIPSGTRLPAWGVAAYQGNTLAAKFGPIGWAAALLAGFWILFSTQLGSTDMITRTLVDMTWQASDKIRKWTGNDIRKLYYIILTVIVLWAIFAFVLTYGFKIQPLIWILLVANMSNIVLGVTGLATIYINSKWLPKALRPSILIRILLLIGVIFWFTFAFLAIGVTFFGLKI from the coding sequence ATGGAGTCACAAAAAGTTAAGCTTGGTGTTGGACCTGAAGTTGAAGTTGATGAACTTCCAGATCCTCCTCAATTAAACTTACGAGGTGTTTTAAGAATAATAGGTCCTAGTGCAATTGTTTTAGGTGTTTCAATAGGAAGTGGAGAGTGGTTAATAGGTCCAAGTAGCACAATACTCTATGGTCCTTTTATACTTTGGATAGCCACAGTATCTATACTTCTCCAAACAATCCTAAATCTAGAAATGGTCAGATATACTATGTATTCTGGAGAACCTATTTTCAATGGTATGATGAGATTGCCACCAGGTAAAACATTTTGGGCTCCATTCTTAACAATTCTCTCAATATTGGAGAGAGCTTGGCCTGCATGGGCTTTTGCTGCTGCTACAGCTCTTACTGCTGCATTTATAGGAAAAATACCTGGTGATGCTGAAGCCTTCTTAGTTATGGTTAGCGGCATCATACTTTTGTTTATTTGTGTAGGATTAGTTTCGGTTGGTGGAGTTGTTGAAAGAGCACTCGAATTAGCTCAGTGGGTAATGATATTTTTGATAATAGGAATGCTGATAATAATAGATGCATTAGTAGTGCCTAGTAATGTAGCGTTAAATACGTTTATAGGATTCTTCACATTCGGTTACTTAGCACCAGGTGCTAGCATAATACTTCTTGGAGCGCTTGCTGGTTACGCAGGCGCGGGCGGATTAAATAATACCACTGTTAGTAACTATTATAGAGATAAAGGTTTTGCGATGGGAGCAAAAGTTGGAGCAATCCCAACATTAATTAAAGGTAAAAAAATTAGTGTGTCACCTACTGGAAAAGTTTTCAAAGTAACGGAAGAAAATCTCAGAAAATGGAGTGTATGGAGAAAACTCTCAATAATAGATATAGTTGGAATTTTCACTCTAGGTGCTTTCATAGGAATGTATCTTCCTAATGCTTTAGCATTGGCTTTAATTCCAAGCGGCACAAGACTTCCTGCTTGGGGGGTCGCTGCATATCAAGGCAACACTTTAGCAGCAAAATTTGGACCTATAGGATGGGCTGCTGCATTGTTAGCTGGTTTTTGGATACTTTTCAGTACACAATTGGGTAGTACTGATATGATAACAAGAACATTAGTTGATATGACATGGCAAGCAAGTGATAAGATTAGAAAATGGACTGGGAATGATATAAGAAAACTTTATTATATCATATTGACGGTAATAGTTTTGTGGGCTATTTTTGCTTTTGTCCTCACATACGGTTTCAAAATACAACCTTTAATTTGGATATTACTTGTTGCAAATATGTCAAATATAGTACTTGGCGTTACAGGTTTAGCAACAATATACATTAATTCTAAATGGTTACCTAAAGCTTTAAGACCCTCAATATTGATAAGAATTCTATTGTTAATAGGCGTTATCTTTTGGTTTACATTTGCGTTTTTAGCGATTGGAGTAACATTCTTTGGATTAAAAATTTAA
- a CDS encoding fibrillarin-like rRNA/tRNA 2'-O-methyltransferase: protein MVTVEPHERFSGIYWITLEDGIRRLATISFAPGIKVYGEITVNIGDKEYRVWNPYRSKLAASILKEVSLMPIKPGSKVLYLGASTGTTVSHVSDIVGDQGIVYAVEFAPRVARELIEKVVKYRSNVIPIYQDATQPHNYSALLDEVDIIYCDIAQPQQAKPLADNADLYLADGGSIMLAIKAMSIDVTKEPSETYKKEMKILEQRGFNIIDAIHLEPYDKDHAMITARYSRKSS from the coding sequence ATGGTGACAGTTGAACCTCACGAACGCTTCTCTGGCATATATTGGATTACACTTGAAGATGGAATACGAAGATTAGCTACAATTAGTTTTGCACCTGGCATTAAAGTTTATGGTGAAATTACGGTAAACATTGGGGATAAGGAATATAGAGTGTGGAATCCTTATAGAAGCAAGCTAGCGGCATCAATATTAAAGGAAGTAAGCCTAATGCCGATTAAACCAGGTTCTAAGGTTCTTTATCTTGGTGCATCCACAGGAACGACAGTAAGCCATGTATCTGATATAGTGGGAGATCAGGGTATCGTTTATGCAGTAGAATTCGCACCTAGAGTTGCTAGAGAGTTGATTGAAAAAGTTGTAAAATACAGAAGTAATGTAATACCCATCTATCAGGATGCTACACAACCACATAATTATAGTGCACTTCTTGATGAAGTTGACATCATATATTGTGACATAGCACAACCACAACAAGCTAAACCATTAGCAGATAATGCAGATCTATACTTGGCTGATGGAGGTTCAATCATGTTAGCAATAAAAGCCATGAGCATTGATGTCACAAAAGAACCCAGCGAAACTTATAAAAAAGAAATGAAAATACTCGAGCAAAGAGGATTCAACATAATAGACGCTATACATTTAGAACCATACGATAAAGATCACGCTATGATTACTGCAAGATATTCAAGAAAATCATCTTAA
- a CDS encoding alkaline phosphatase family protein — protein MRRSVILVVSMVLVLIVTGFVINNVATKIWSSWVNYVPPVDIRTRLQSDYNYPKIADYVVIILVDGARPDVVNDIGYGGFIFVKHNGVLFSNAYALLPTYSVPARAAISTGLPHEISGVSSNWYSKGVLNVPNMFSLAKRFSLKTAAVGDNSIKMLFGNYLDTFVQIPEIPGQMYNATKEAIKIINDAQPPNLLWIGFSDIDEVGHEYGALSDQYKEAVKGSSKAIMDIINALSMRGILERTLLIILSDHGHLNTGGHGGGEIEVRRIYLSMMGPGVKKSIIINRTVYYTSIASTVTFALGLPPELVSYELPLFDGFDESIRKDLNTYMIDLTINFAYHLEDLFEKVKLNNYVQNVTRIIDELKKLRSTSSDNVMLILDYHNKLASIYENGKSDLLSRDFVFRIGGSFLIGLIAWLPTIIVLYLSKRMFWKIIITGLIGVAVFWTSFIYVFKFLPTMSSVNSLDFYITSIMWSTLLSIIMSSLVMIIVFNVKYKKHAILFLSPLFVIMTISSIPILIMSSIYGFTVKFPFPDWSVAYLYYTALLNEMFLALFSGLMPIIIFTGLTFKSKITKQI, from the coding sequence ATGAGAAGGTCTGTAATTTTAGTGGTTTCTATGGTTCTGGTTCTTATCGTCACAGGTTTTGTGATTAACAATGTTGCAACTAAAATATGGAGTAGCTGGGTTAATTACGTGCCTCCTGTTGATATTAGAACTCGTTTACAATCCGATTATAATTATCCTAAAATAGCTGATTATGTAGTTATAATATTGGTGGATGGTGCTAGGCCGGATGTTGTTAATGATATTGGTTATGGTGGCTTTATATTTGTTAAGCATAATGGTGTTTTATTTTCCAATGCTTATGCACTACTTCCAACATATTCTGTTCCAGCTAGAGCTGCAATTTCAACAGGGCTGCCTCATGAGATTTCTGGTGTTTCATCTAATTGGTACAGTAAGGGTGTATTAAATGTTCCTAATATGTTTTCACTTGCTAAACGTTTTAGTTTAAAAACTGCAGCTGTAGGTGATAATTCTATAAAGATGCTCTTTGGAAACTACTTGGATACATTTGTTCAAATTCCTGAGATTCCTGGTCAAATGTATAATGCTACGAAAGAGGCAATAAAGATTATAAATGATGCTCAGCCACCTAATCTTTTATGGATTGGTTTTTCTGATATTGATGAAGTTGGTCACGAATATGGAGCATTAAGCGATCAATATAAGGAAGCTGTAAAAGGAAGCTCAAAAGCAATCATGGATATAATTAACGCTCTTAGCATGCGAGGCATTCTTGAAAGAACATTATTAATCATCCTTAGTGATCATGGCCATTTAAACACTGGTGGTCATGGAGGAGGCGAAATAGAGGTAAGGAGAATATATCTTTCTATGATGGGGCCGGGGGTTAAAAAGAGCATCATTATTAATCGAACTGTTTATTATACTAGCATTGCCTCAACTGTTACTTTTGCTTTAGGTCTTCCGCCTGAACTCGTATCGTATGAGTTACCCCTGTTTGATGGATTTGATGAGAGTATTAGGAAAGATCTCAATACGTACATGATTGATTTGACCATAAATTTTGCGTATCATTTGGAAGACCTTTTTGAGAAAGTTAAATTAAATAATTACGTACAAAATGTTACTAGAATTATAGATGAGCTTAAAAAGCTCAGATCTACTAGTTCTGATAATGTTATGTTGATATTGGATTATCACAATAAATTGGCTAGTATTTATGAAAATGGCAAAAGCGATCTACTTTCGAGGGATTTTGTGTTTAGAATCGGTGGATCATTTCTAATAGGATTAATTGCATGGTTACCTACTATAATTGTGCTTTATTTATCTAAAAGGATGTTTTGGAAGATTATAATTACAGGTCTTATTGGTGTAGCAGTTTTTTGGACATCGTTTATTTATGTGTTTAAGTTTCTACCAACAATGTCTTCAGTTAATTCATTGGATTTTTACATTACTTCTATAATGTGGTCAACACTATTATCTATTATTATGTCTTCGTTAGTAATGATAATAGTATTTAATGTTAAATATAAAAAGCATGCGATTTTATTTCTCTCACCATTGTTTGTCATTATGACCATATCTTCTATACCTATATTAATTATGAGCTCTATCTATGGTTTTACTGTTAAATTTCCATTTCCTGATTGGAGCGTTGCATATTTATATTACACAGCGCTTCTTAATGAAATGTTTTTGGCACTGTTTAGTGGTCTAATGCCAATAATAATATTTACTGGTTTAACATTTAAATCTAAAATCACAAAACAGATCTGA
- a CDS encoding superoxide dismutase, which produces MTNGIHKTKTFPLEKEIPGISIKTNQEHYKLYQGYVNKRNEIEEKLKTADRSKAAATYSEYGELKRQETFNVNGMIFHEIWFNTIYGGDGTPKGEIVEQIKKDFGSFEAWVEDFKATAMAARGWAWLVYDLSDHRLHNYLIDLQNIGFTAMCIPILGLDVFEHAYFIDYGTSRKPYVDNFFKIINWDYVNKRWDFAKKVGELYKQSGL; this is translated from the coding sequence ATGACGAATGGGATACATAAAACAAAAACATTTCCACTTGAAAAAGAAATACCTGGGATCTCCATAAAGACGAACCAGGAACATTATAAACTATATCAAGGCTATGTTAATAAGAGGAATGAAATCGAGGAAAAATTAAAGACTGCGGACAGGTCTAAGGCTGCAGCAACGTATTCTGAATATGGCGAGCTGAAACGACAGGAGACATTCAATGTAAACGGTATGATTTTCCATGAGATCTGGTTTAATACGATTTACGGCGGTGATGGCACACCTAAAGGTGAAATAGTAGAACAAATCAAAAAAGATTTTGGATCGTTTGAGGCGTGGGTTGAAGATTTCAAAGCTACTGCTATGGCTGCCCGAGGATGGGCTTGGTTAGTATATGATCTCAGTGATCACAGGCTCCATAATTACTTAATCGACCTACAGAATATAGGTTTTACTGCAATGTGCATACCCATCCTAGGTCTTGATGTCTTCGAACATGCATATTTTATAGATTACGGCACAAGTAGAAAACCATATGTCGACAATTTCTTTAAGATAATAAACTGGGACTACGTAAATAAACGATGGGACTTCGCTAAAAAAGTAGGAGAACTGTATAAACAATCCGGGCTATAA